In a genomic window of Salegentibacter salegens:
- a CDS encoding potassium/proton antiporter, whose amino-acid sequence MSITIENILLIGSLLLFISILAGKTSYRFGVPTLVLFLAVGILSGSEGIGGIYFNDPQIAQFIGIVALNFILFSGGLDTSWKTIKPVMWQGISLSILGVLFTAVSVGVFVWFITDFTIYEGLLLGAIVSSTDAAAVFSILRSKNLALKSNLRPTLELESGSNDPMAYFLTIAFLGLVVNQDQSIYSIIPLFLQQILIGAALGFIFGKLSKLVINRIKLDFEGLYPVLAIALMFIVFSGTDALGGNGFLAVYLSGVYLGNHNIIHKKTIMRMFDGLAWLMQIVLFLTLGLLVYPSHIVPVIGVGIFISVFLIFIARPLGVFLSLIFFKMKMRRRWYISWVGLRGAVPIVFATYPLLAGIEKADMIFNIVFFVSLTSVLIQGTTLSVVARWLHVALPMKAKQKSPVDAFMADGAKSFLREINIPEQNHSVGKRIVELQFPKKAIIAMISRDDQFITPNGNTVIEANDMLVVLTEDHKTMEGVYETLNIEPEFEEKLE is encoded by the coding sequence ATGAGCATAACGATTGAAAATATTCTCTTAATAGGCTCTTTGTTGTTATTTATTAGTATCCTGGCCGGGAAAACATCTTACCGGTTTGGCGTACCTACATTAGTACTTTTCCTTGCAGTGGGAATCCTCTCGGGTTCTGAGGGAATTGGCGGAATTTATTTTAACGATCCTCAAATCGCTCAATTTATAGGAATTGTTGCCCTTAATTTCATATTATTTTCCGGTGGGCTCGATACTAGCTGGAAAACCATAAAACCGGTAATGTGGCAGGGAATTTCCCTTTCCATTCTCGGGGTTTTATTTACCGCGGTAAGTGTTGGTGTTTTTGTTTGGTTTATCACAGATTTCACGATTTACGAAGGTTTGCTACTTGGCGCTATTGTGTCTTCTACAGATGCCGCGGCGGTATTCTCCATTTTAAGATCTAAAAATCTGGCGCTAAAATCTAATTTAAGGCCTACCCTGGAGCTGGAAAGCGGTAGTAACGATCCTATGGCTTATTTCCTAACCATCGCCTTTTTAGGTTTGGTAGTAAACCAGGATCAAAGTATTTATAGCATTATTCCGCTGTTTCTTCAGCAAATTTTAATTGGTGCTGCCCTGGGGTTTATCTTCGGAAAGTTAAGCAAATTGGTAATTAACCGCATAAAATTAGATTTTGAAGGTTTATATCCAGTACTCGCTATCGCCTTAATGTTTATTGTATTTTCCGGAACTGATGCTCTTGGTGGAAACGGATTTTTAGCAGTTTATTTAAGTGGAGTTTACCTCGGAAATCACAATATTATTCATAAAAAAACCATCATGCGAATGTTTGATGGTCTTGCGTGGTTAATGCAAATTGTATTATTCCTTACTTTGGGATTACTGGTTTATCCGTCGCATATTGTTCCGGTTATTGGCGTGGGAATTTTTATCTCGGTTTTCCTGATTTTTATCGCACGGCCTCTGGGTGTATTTTTAAGCTTAATTTTCTTTAAAATGAAGATGCGCCGGCGTTGGTATATTTCGTGGGTTGGGCTTCGCGGGGCTGTTCCTATTGTATTTGCTACCTATCCCCTACTGGCGGGAATTGAAAAGGCCGATATGATCTTCAATATCGTATTTTTTGTCTCATTAACTTCGGTTTTAATCCAGGGAACAACGCTATCTGTGGTGGCGAGATGGCTACACGTTGCGCTACCCATGAAAGCCAAACAAAAATCGCCGGTAGATGCATTTATGGCCGATGGCGCTAAATCTTTTTTAAGGGAAATAAATATTCCCGAGCAAAACCACTCAGTAGGAAAAAGAATTGTAGAATTACAATTTCCGAAGAAAGCAATTATCGCAATGATTTCCAGAGACGATCAATTTATTACTCCAAACGGAAATACGGTTATTGAAGCCAATGACATGCTGGTTGTTTTAACCGAAGATCATAAAACCATGGAAGGGGTTTATGAAACTCTGAATATTGAACCGGAATTTGAAGAAAAACTAGAATGA
- the msrA gene encoding peptide-methionine (S)-S-oxide reductase MsrA: protein MKRFFLPTFIFLLISCGNNAQQKTVTKPEIANADPVEVPAENGYEKAYFASGCFWCVEAVYESIEGVNEAISGYAGGHAKNPTYESSNTGRTGHAEAVEVIYDPEVVNFKTLVKVYFGSQDATQVNGQGPDIGSQYRSIIFYQNKEQKDIINKVKNEVAQDYDEPIAAEILPFQKFWVAEDYHQDYEKNNPNNPYIQKVSIPRLNRFKEKFPEILKDNSH, encoded by the coding sequence ATGAAACGATTTTTCTTACCTACATTTATATTCTTATTAATTTCCTGCGGAAATAACGCCCAGCAGAAAACAGTTACCAAACCCGAAATTGCCAATGCCGATCCTGTTGAAGTACCAGCAGAAAATGGTTATGAAAAGGCCTATTTTGCAAGCGGATGTTTTTGGTGTGTTGAAGCGGTTTACGAAAGTATAGAAGGCGTAAATGAAGCTATATCTGGATATGCTGGCGGGCATGCAAAAAACCCAACTTACGAATCCAGCAATACAGGAAGAACCGGTCATGCTGAAGCTGTAGAAGTTATTTACGATCCAGAAGTGGTGAATTTTAAAACTTTAGTAAAGGTTTATTTTGGCTCGCAAGATGCTACCCAGGTAAACGGCCAGGGGCCCGATATTGGTTCCCAATACCGTTCTATAATATTTTACCAAAATAAGGAGCAAAAAGATATTATAAACAAGGTGAAAAACGAAGTAGCTCAAGATTATGATGAGCCTATTGCTGCAGAAATTTTACCTTTTCAAAAATTTTGGGTAGCTGAAGATTATCACCAAGATTACGAAAAGAATAATCCTAACAACCCTTATATTCAAAAGGTTTCTATACCTAGATTAAATCGTTTCAAAGAAAAATTTCCCGAAATCCTAAAGGATAATTCGCATTAA
- a CDS encoding zinc ribbon domain-containing protein produces the protein MAKKNDVTVEDKLRALYDLQLVDSRIDEIRNVRGELPLEVEDLEDEVAGLSKRLDKMDADIEVIENDIKSKKNLIDESKVTMKKYAEQQKNVRNNREFNALSKEVEFQELEIELAEKHIKEYRAQIEQKKEVIEQTKGRLDERKKHLEHKKSELNEILAETEKEEQALIKKSAEFEKNIEDRLVNAYKRIRSNVKNGLAIVPVERGASGGSYFTIPPQVIMEIAGRKKIITDEHSGRILVDEELAKEEQEKMHNLFAKA, from the coding sequence ATGGCAAAAAAGAACGATGTTACTGTAGAAGACAAGTTAAGAGCGTTGTACGACCTTCAACTGGTTGATTCCAGAATTGACGAAATAAGGAACGTACGCGGTGAGCTTCCGCTGGAGGTAGAAGATTTGGAGGATGAAGTAGCCGGATTGAGCAAGCGTTTGGACAAAATGGATGCCGATATTGAGGTAATCGAGAACGATATTAAGAGCAAGAAGAATCTTATTGATGAGTCTAAAGTGACCATGAAAAAGTATGCCGAGCAGCAAAAAAACGTGCGTAACAACCGCGAATTTAATGCGCTTAGCAAAGAAGTTGAATTCCAGGAACTGGAAATAGAACTTGCCGAGAAACATATTAAAGAATACCGCGCTCAAATTGAGCAGAAAAAAGAAGTTATCGAGCAAACTAAAGGGCGTCTTGACGAAAGGAAAAAACACTTGGAGCACAAGAAAAGCGAACTTAACGAGATTCTTGCCGAAACTGAAAAAGAAGAGCAGGCACTAATCAAAAAATCTGCAGAATTCGAGAAGAATATTGAAGACCGTCTAGTAAATGCTTATAAGAGAATTAGAAGCAACGTTAAGAACGGGCTTGCCATTGTACCAGTAGAACGTGGTGCTTCGGGAGGTTCTTACTTTACCATTCCGCCACAGGTAATTATGGAAATTGCCGGTAGAAAAAAGATTATTACCGACGAGCATAGCGGTAGAATCCTGGTAGACGAAGAACTTGCTAAAGAAGAACAGGAAAAAATGCATAATCTTTTCGCTAAGGCTTAA
- a CDS encoding Nif3-like dinuclear metal center hexameric protein: MLVKEVIDIIEEFAPPAYAEDFDNIGLLVGDKNLTVTGALITLDTLESVVDEAIEKNCNLIISFHPIIFSGLKKLTGKDYVEKTVIKAIKNDIAIYAIHTALDNQYKGVNDMICEKIGLKDRQILIPRKDSIKKLTTFIPNKQATEVRKALFEAGGGSIGNYDNCSFNLKGEGSFKPNEEANPVIGKRGEVHLEEETQISLIYPSHIEKMLLQALFNSHPYEEVAYEVSALENKNQHLGMGMIGELETPEDEKSFLKRIKEEFNCACIRHSEFRGKPIKKVAVLGGSGSFAINQAKAAGADIYLTADLKYHDFYKADKSFVLADIGHYESEQYTKDLLHSYLTKKISNFALILGETNTNPIKYI; encoded by the coding sequence ATGCTTGTAAAAGAAGTTATTGATATAATTGAAGAATTTGCACCACCCGCTTACGCCGAAGATTTTGATAATATAGGCCTTTTGGTTGGCGATAAAAACCTTACTGTAACCGGTGCGCTTATCACTTTAGACACTTTAGAAAGTGTGGTAGACGAGGCTATTGAGAAAAATTGCAACCTTATTATTAGCTTTCATCCTATAATTTTTTCCGGTTTAAAAAAACTTACCGGGAAAGACTACGTAGAAAAAACGGTGATTAAGGCCATTAAAAACGATATCGCTATTTATGCCATTCACACCGCGCTGGATAACCAGTATAAAGGTGTAAACGATATGATTTGCGAAAAAATAGGACTTAAAGATCGCCAAATCTTAATTCCGCGGAAAGACAGTATAAAGAAACTCACCACCTTTATTCCAAATAAACAGGCTACAGAAGTTAGAAAAGCACTTTTTGAAGCAGGTGGAGGAAGTATTGGAAATTATGACAACTGCAGCTTCAATTTAAAAGGTGAAGGCAGTTTTAAGCCTAATGAAGAAGCTAATCCGGTAATAGGAAAACGCGGGGAAGTTCATTTGGAAGAAGAGACGCAAATTAGTCTTATTTATCCATCACATATAGAAAAAATGCTGCTTCAGGCACTTTTTAATTCTCATCCTTATGAAGAAGTAGCTTACGAAGTAAGCGCTTTAGAGAATAAAAATCAGCATTTGGGAATGGGAATGATTGGAGAATTAGAGACTCCAGAAGACGAAAAAAGCTTTTTAAAACGGATAAAAGAGGAATTCAATTGTGCTTGTATTAGACATTCAGAATTCCGCGGAAAACCAATTAAAAAAGTAGCAGTACTGGGCGGTAGCGGCAGTTTCGCAATTAACCAGGCAAAGGCGGCCGGGGCCGATATTTATCTCACTGCCGATCTTAAATACCACGACTTTTATAAAGCCGATAAAAGCTTTGTTTTAGCAGATATTGGCCACTATGAAAGTGAGCAATACACAAAAGATTTATTACATTCTTATCTTACAAAAAAAATTAGTAATTTTGCACTTATTTTAGGAGAGACAAACACCAATCCAATCAAGTATATATAA
- the lpxK gene encoding tetraacyldisaccharide 4'-kinase gives MLLPFALLYGFVTWSRNLLYNAGILKSKSYDLPVICVGNINAGGTGKSPMIEYLLKFLLPDFKVATLSRGYKRSSKGFKLLNGNETAAEVGDEPLQFKRKFKDAVIAVDADRQNGIKKLQEENVEIILLDDAFQHRKVKAGLNILLTAYGYLYVNDFMLPTGYLREPTVGAERAKIVIVTKCPPNLSKTEMESIRGKLKLQNYQQLYFSFIEYDEEIVSEGTKAKLSSLKDKQFTLVTGIANPKPLINYLEANGLDFEHLAFKDHHNFTTTEIARLQKETLLLTTEKDYVRLRENFKDGQLFYLPVKTAFLKNEEAFKQKILSFVHKK, from the coding sequence ATGCTACTTCCCTTTGCTTTATTGTATGGATTTGTAACCTGGAGCCGGAATTTGCTTTATAACGCCGGAATCTTAAAATCTAAATCCTACGATCTTCCGGTGATATGTGTTGGAAATATTAATGCTGGAGGAACCGGAAAATCTCCAATGATAGAATATTTACTGAAGTTCTTACTTCCTGATTTTAAGGTTGCAACTTTAAGCAGGGGTTATAAACGAAGCAGCAAAGGATTTAAATTATTGAACGGAAACGAAACGGCTGCAGAAGTAGGGGATGAGCCTCTACAATTTAAAAGAAAGTTTAAAGATGCGGTGATTGCAGTAGATGCCGACAGACAAAATGGGATTAAAAAACTTCAGGAAGAAAATGTTGAAATTATTTTGTTGGATGATGCTTTTCAGCATAGAAAGGTGAAAGCCGGGTTGAATATTTTGCTCACTGCCTATGGATATCTTTATGTAAACGATTTTATGTTGCCTACAGGATATTTGCGGGAACCCACGGTGGGTGCAGAACGCGCAAAAATAGTTATCGTTACCAAATGCCCGCCAAATCTTTCTAAGACGGAAATGGAATCGATTAGGGGTAAACTTAAATTACAGAATTACCAGCAGCTTTATTTTAGTTTTATTGAATACGATGAAGAGATTGTTTCTGAAGGTACCAAAGCGAAATTAAGCAGTTTAAAAGACAAACAATTCACCCTCGTTACCGGAATAGCGAATCCTAAGCCACTCATTAATTATCTGGAAGCAAATGGACTTGATTTTGAACATCTCGCATTTAAAGATCATCATAATTTTACCACTACTGAAATAGCCCGGCTACAGAAGGAAACATTGCTTTTAACTACCGAAAAAGATTATGTGCGATTACGAGAAAATTTTAAAGATGGGCAGCTATTTTATTTACCGGTGAAAACTGCTTTTTTAAAAAATGAGGAAGCATTTAAACAGAAAATTTTGAGTTTTGTGCATAAAAAATGA
- a CDS encoding response regulator, translating to MKNFTLILLLACWCSFTYAIQQDETEGTQITNERIQQLLNDAEVSVNMLDFDNAIEQLNSSLELSKSINDKRAIALSSSILAKLYYLRHDYDKAITELQRAISIQRDIDDQNGLAYSYVNFAKILMAQLDKTRADRYLNLAEEIYLKLDNEVYLGIVDLNRAIIILNTQNEPNKALNLLQHARNRLSGSNKHYELSRLYYYTARAHLELKNHTLAAENNKRVLDIAYAQNFGGMIMTANKLMSKIYEETGDFESSLAFLQKSFARKDSIIAMNNAVLAEEVNAKYGVDALQSSLNELSLQNAEQERNLKVNKLTTILSVALITILSLLTLSLYKNNNLRARANELLQKKNTELTKAKENAEKAYLAKAQFLSTITHELRTPLYAVTGLTHLLLEESPTENQKEHLNSLKFSGEYLLSLINNILDLNKLEANKVEIMEASFDLKKRISDVLVALKNSADEKNTKIHFNYDESIPQELKGDPLKISQILINLIGNSIKFTEDGDIWINVSKNSREGNFVFLDFEIKDNGEGISKEKQKAIFENFTQGSTQINRKFGGTGLGLSIVKNLLTLLGSEIDLESELGKGSTFAFQLKFEAKEIENQLNNSPRIEAEPLENRLEGKDILIVEDNKINQMITRKILEKQGVVCEVADNGTIAIEKTQEKEYDLILMDIHMPGISGIEATKEIRKFNSQIPIVALTAVTLDDNLDEFFLNGFSDIIPKPYKTEEFFLKINRQLAIRESTV from the coding sequence ATGAAGAACTTTACTCTTATACTACTTCTCGCATGTTGGTGCTCGTTCACTTATGCAATTCAGCAAGATGAAACCGAAGGCACTCAAATAACTAACGAGAGAATTCAGCAGTTACTTAACGATGCCGAAGTTTCGGTAAATATGTTGGATTTTGATAATGCCATCGAGCAATTAAATTCTTCGCTGGAACTTTCTAAATCAATAAATGATAAGCGCGCTATTGCCCTTTCCAGCAGTATACTCGCTAAACTTTACTATTTAAGGCACGATTATGATAAAGCGATAACCGAACTACAGCGAGCCATTTCTATTCAAAGAGATATTGACGACCAGAATGGTTTGGCATATAGTTATGTAAATTTCGCGAAAATTCTAATGGCTCAATTAGATAAAACAAGAGCAGATCGCTACCTAAATCTCGCTGAAGAAATATATTTAAAACTAGACAACGAGGTTTACCTTGGTATTGTAGACTTAAACCGGGCAATAATAATTCTGAATACTCAAAATGAGCCAAACAAGGCTTTAAACCTTCTTCAGCACGCAAGAAACAGACTTTCAGGTTCTAATAAGCACTATGAACTTTCCCGATTATACTATTATACTGCCCGTGCTCATTTAGAATTAAAAAATCACACCTTAGCCGCAGAAAATAATAAACGGGTATTAGACATTGCCTATGCTCAAAATTTTGGCGGGATGATTATGACTGCCAATAAACTAATGAGCAAGATATACGAGGAAACTGGAGACTTTGAATCTTCTTTAGCTTTTCTGCAAAAAAGTTTTGCCCGTAAAGACTCCATAATCGCTATGAATAATGCTGTACTCGCAGAAGAGGTTAATGCCAAGTACGGTGTAGATGCATTACAGAGTAGCCTGAACGAATTAAGTTTGCAAAATGCAGAGCAGGAAAGAAATTTAAAGGTGAATAAACTTACCACAATTCTTAGTGTAGCCCTTATTACTATTTTATCCCTGTTAACGCTTTCCTTATATAAGAATAATAACTTAAGGGCTCGCGCAAACGAGTTGTTACAGAAGAAAAATACCGAATTAACAAAAGCCAAGGAAAACGCTGAAAAAGCTTACCTTGCAAAAGCACAATTTCTTTCTACAATAACACACGAGTTAAGAACACCTTTATACGCGGTGACCGGGTTAACCCATTTATTGTTGGAAGAAAGTCCTACCGAAAATCAAAAGGAACATCTTAATTCGCTTAAATTTTCTGGGGAATACCTGCTATCGCTTATCAATAACATTTTAGACCTCAACAAGCTGGAAGCCAACAAGGTTGAAATTATGGAAGCTTCTTTTGATCTTAAAAAACGAATCTCTGATGTTTTAGTGGCTTTAAAGAATTCGGCCGATGAGAAGAATACCAAAATTCATTTTAATTACGATGAATCTATTCCGCAGGAATTAAAAGGAGATCCTTTAAAAATATCCCAGATTCTTATAAATCTTATTGGGAATTCTATAAAATTTACCGAAGACGGCGATATTTGGATCAATGTTTCTAAAAACAGCCGCGAAGGGAATTTTGTTTTCCTGGATTTTGAGATAAAAGATAATGGTGAAGGTATAAGTAAAGAAAAACAAAAAGCCATTTTTGAGAATTTCACCCAGGGATCTACTCAAATTAATCGAAAATTCGGCGGAACAGGTCTGGGGCTTTCTATTGTAAAAAACTTACTTACACTGCTTGGTAGTGAAATAGATTTAGAAAGTGAACTTGGCAAAGGCTCTACTTTTGCATTCCAGTTAAAATTTGAAGCCAAGGAGATTGAAAACCAACTTAACAATAGTCCCAGAATTGAAGCAGAACCCTTAGAAAATAGATTAGAAGGAAAAGATATTCTTATTGTTGAAGATAATAAGATTAATCAAATGATTACCCGCAAGATTTTAGAAAAACAAGGAGTGGTTTGTGAAGTCGCAGATAATGGAACTATCGCGATAGAAAAAACCCAGGAAAAAGAATACGATCTTATACTAATGGATATTCATATGCCTGGAATTAGCGGTATAGAGGCCACAAAAGAAATTAGAAAATTCAATTCTCAAATTCCTATAGTTGCACTAACCGCAGTAACTTTAGATGATAACCTTGATGAATTCTTCTTAAATGGCTTTAGTGATATTATCCCAAAACCATATAAAACCGAGGAGTTCTTCTTAAAAATTAACAGGCAATTAGCAATTAGAGAAAGTACTGTTTAA
- the gap gene encoding type I glyceraldehyde-3-phosphate dehydrogenase, translated as MNKSINIAINGFGRIGRSLFRLLIENKSIKVVAINDLADAKTLAHLLKYDSIHGVSPAEISSEGNNIIVNGKSIPLLNASHPSEIHWNNYEVDTVVESTGKFKTSKDLQHHIENGAKKVILSVPPEDDQIKMVVLGVNEHILDGTEKIISNASCTTNNAAPMLKLIHENFKVEQAYITTIHSYTSDQSLHDKPHRDLRRSRAAAQSIIPTTTGAAKALTGIFPDISDVIGGCGIRVPVPNGSLTDMTLNVSKETNIEEINLIFKKAAETTLKGILSYTEDPIVSIDINNNPHSCIFDAQMTSVIGGKLIKIIGWYDNEIGYSSRLIDLISIVNDK; from the coding sequence ATGAATAAAAGCATCAATATTGCCATAAACGGTTTTGGCCGTATTGGGCGCAGCCTCTTTAGACTTTTAATCGAGAACAAAAGCATTAAGGTTGTTGCAATAAACGACCTGGCCGATGCTAAAACTCTTGCTCATTTATTAAAGTATGATAGTATTCACGGGGTTTCCCCTGCTGAAATTTCTTCAGAAGGAAATAATATTATTGTAAATGGTAAATCAATCCCATTATTAAATGCTTCTCATCCCAGCGAAATTCACTGGAATAACTATGAAGTTGATACCGTAGTAGAATCTACCGGGAAATTTAAGACCTCAAAAGATCTTCAACACCATATTGAGAACGGAGCGAAAAAAGTAATTCTATCGGTTCCACCGGAAGACGATCAAATTAAAATGGTAGTTTTAGGAGTAAATGAGCATATTCTGGATGGCACTGAAAAAATAATTTCCAATGCCAGCTGTACCACCAATAATGCAGCCCCAATGCTCAAACTTATTCACGAAAATTTTAAAGTTGAACAGGCTTATATTACCACGATACATTCTTATACATCAGACCAAAGTTTACACGATAAACCGCATCGCGACTTAAGAAGAAGCCGGGCCGCGGCACAATCTATAATTCCTACTACCACTGGAGCAGCAAAAGCCCTAACCGGTATTTTCCCAGATATTAGCGATGTTATAGGCGGCTGCGGAATTAGAGTTCCCGTGCCAAATGGTTCTTTGACCGATATGACGTTAAATGTGAGTAAAGAAACCAATATTGAGGAAATAAACTTAATTTTTAAAAAAGCTGCAGAAACTACTTTAAAAGGAATACTTAGCTATACCGAAGACCCGATAGTTTCCATAGATATAAATAATAATCCCCATTCGTGTATTTTTGACGCACAAATGACATCGGTGATTGGAGGGAAATTAATTAAGATTATTGGTTGGTATGATAATGAAATCGGGTATTCCAGTCGTCTTATCGATTTAATTTCTATCGTTAATGATAAATAA
- the lipA gene encoding lipoyl synthase: MSTDTISPVKEKPKAKPKWLRVKLPTGKKYTELRSLVDKYDLHTICTSGSCPNMGECWSEGTATFMILGNVCTRSCGFCGVKTGRPETVDWDEPEKVARSIKIMGIKHAVVTSVDRDDLKDMGSIIWAETVKAIRRMNPETTLETLVPDFQGNERNIDRIVEVMPEVVSHNMETVKRLTREVRIQAKYDRSLEVLRYLKQQGVNRTKSGIMLGLGEKEDEVIQTLHDLRSVDVDVVTIGQYLQPSKKHLPVKQFITPDQFKKYEAIGLDLGFRHVESSALVRSSYKAHKHID; encoded by the coding sequence ATGAGTACAGACACTATAAGCCCAGTAAAAGAAAAGCCGAAAGCCAAACCAAAATGGTTAAGGGTAAAACTTCCAACCGGTAAAAAATATACCGAACTTCGCAGCCTGGTAGACAAATACGATTTGCATACCATTTGCACCTCGGGTAGTTGCCCTAATATGGGTGAATGCTGGAGCGAAGGCACCGCTACTTTTATGATTTTGGGGAATGTTTGTACACGTTCCTGCGGATTTTGCGGTGTAAAAACCGGCCGCCCTGAAACGGTAGACTGGGATGAACCCGAAAAAGTAGCCCGTTCTATTAAAATTATGGGTATTAAACACGCCGTGGTAACAAGTGTAGACCGCGACGATCTTAAAGATATGGGCTCTATTATTTGGGCAGAAACCGTAAAGGCTATTCGCCGAATGAACCCTGAAACCACTTTAGAAACTCTTGTCCCGGACTTCCAGGGAAATGAGCGTAATATAGACCGTATTGTAGAAGTAATGCCAGAAGTTGTTTCCCATAATATGGAAACCGTAAAAAGGTTAACCCGTGAAGTGAGGATCCAGGCAAAATACGATCGTAGTCTTGAAGTACTTCGCTACCTAAAGCAACAAGGCGTGAATAGAACCAAATCGGGGATTATGCTTGGTCTTGGTGAAAAAGAAGATGAAGTTATCCAAACCCTACACGATCTAAGAAGTGTAGATGTAGATGTGGTAACTATTGGGCAATATTTACAGCCCAGCAAAAAGCACTTACCGGTAAAGCAATTTATTACGCCAGACCAGTTTAAGAAATACGAGGCTATTGGTCTTGATCTTGGATTTCGTCACGTAGAAAGCAGCGCTTTGGTTCGTTCTTCTTATAAAGCTCACAAACATATCGACTAA
- a CDS encoding RNA polymerase sigma factor, translated as MEINHELLLTKIKAAKKGSQSAFNYLLDTFWDNVYGFQLKKTGNAYESEDITIQTFSKAFNKIHTFNEDFSFSTWLIAISKNIHVDMLRKQKSSIRSQTTSDQNEKVYRIADETPTIEDKLISEQHLAQLLTDIKQLKPHYQEVINLRYFQEKSYKEIAQSLDEPMNNVKIKLLRAKKLLAEIIEARKSV; from the coding sequence TTGGAAATAAATCACGAATTGCTACTTACCAAAATTAAAGCTGCCAAAAAAGGGAGTCAGTCTGCTTTTAATTATTTACTCGATACTTTTTGGGATAATGTTTACGGCTTTCAGCTTAAAAAAACCGGAAACGCTTACGAATCTGAAGATATTACCATTCAAACTTTTTCCAAGGCCTTTAATAAAATTCACACTTTTAATGAAGATTTTTCTTTTAGCACCTGGCTTATCGCCATTTCAAAGAATATTCACGTAGATATGCTTCGGAAGCAAAAGTCTTCTATAAGGTCTCAAACTACTTCAGATCAGAATGAAAAGGTTTATCGAATTGCAGATGAAACCCCTACTATTGAAGATAAATTAATTAGCGAACAACATTTAGCACAATTGCTAACCGATATTAAACAACTGAAGCCACATTACCAGGAAGTGATTAATCTTAGGTATTTCCAGGAGAAATCTTATAAAGAAATCGCCCAGAGCCTGGACGAACCTATGAACAATGTAAAAATTAAACTCCTGAGAGCCAAAAAGTTACTTGCCGAAATTATTGAAGCACGAAAATCGGTGTAA